Genomic window (Nymphaea colorata isolate Beijing-Zhang1983 chromosome 1, ASM883128v2, whole genome shotgun sequence):
aaaacagagaaaaacaacttttatTACTTCTCTGACCCTTATTTAGCAAGAAACTTCAATAGGACACGCATTCGTCTCAACAAGTGGCAACTCTATCAGTTTGTTTGGCATTGCATTTTAGAAGGTTGAGACTTCATAAGTGGTAGCAGTAGCTGCACTAATTGAAGCTTCATAAGCAGTAGCAGCATTAATTGAAGCTTCATAAGCAGTAACAGTAGCTGCACCAGCAATGGTTGAAGCTTCATAAGCAGTTGCAGATGCAGTAGTAGCAGAAGTAGTAGTTGCACTAGCTATGGTTGAAGCTTCATAAGCAGTAGCAGTAGCAGTAGAGGCACCAGCAACCATTGAAGCTTCATAAGCAGTAGCTGCAGCAGTAACGGCAGTAGCAGTAGCAATTTTATTGGTGGCAGTAGCGGCGGGATGGTTTGGAACGAGCTGGGCACCGCAGCACTGGAGGAGGAGGTACCTCTCCATGTTCTTTTTGCACTGAGGGCAGGGGATGCAGTGAACAGTGCTGCTGCTGGGGAGCACGAGCTTGACGCAGTGGTCGGCGGTCCTGTGAAGGACGTAGCCGGCCTGGAACGCGCCGATAAAGCCTTTTTCGAGGATCTTGTCCTTCCAAGAGTGGTAGTTGTCGAGGACGAGAGTGAAGGCATGACCCTCATTCACGAACATCTCATGGTCGCCCCTAGAAAGGAGCCCGCACCCACGGGCACTGTTGCCGTAGGTAAGGAGGCTGATCACCTCCTGCTGGATCTTGTCCATCTCAAACCCCATCTGGATTTGCATGAGAGAGTGCAACATGCTTTCGAGGCGCATCCAGAAGAAGCTGATGGACTCGAAGGACCATACGTCACTGATTTTCTCCGTCCGCACCGTGTCGATGATCTTCTTGATGGAAGCCCCTGGGTGAGCCTTCCCCACGTATACCATCTCTGTGCTCACCCCTGCGTTCTTCGTGATCTTCTTCATATTGCTTGTGAATGACCTGATCCAGTCAATGTCCTCTCCCCCATAAAGGCATATCTGCTTCTTCTCCGAGATCTGCAAGAATGAAATGTCTTGctattttaaaactaaatctccTCCCATTTAGCTTGAATCTACCAAATTTAGTTATGAATGTTTGTGAGATTATCTTTTGTACTTCCAATTTCTGCGAATCCCAATTTTTTTAGACTACTACTAGTGCTGAAATTGACCACTTTAATTTGTctacagacaaaaaaaaaattgaaattggacTCATACCCATGAGGAGAGAACAGGGTCAATGTCTTTGCAGACAAAATGGAGCCTCCAGCTCTCCGCCCTCCAAAGTGATTCCTCTCTTTCAGTTGAAAAAGGGTAGGCATGCACACCCCATATGTTGATCATATACAGCGCATTTGGATTGGTGACCTTTCCCTGCCCATCCAAAGCTACCAATATGGCTTTCTTGCTAAATCTCCATTCATTGCGTACGTACTTCACAAAGGCAGATCTCGGGTGTGGCGGTGGGTAGGCTGTCAGCCACGGCATTTCAGCTGCCACCTGCAATATCTCCTTCAATTGATTTTCGCCATTAATGAGGTCATTGACCGGCTCCATGATTGGAACCCAAACTATTTCAAACATGTTCTGTTGGCAGTGGTTACTATGGGTTTGTTGGAGAGCGTTGAGAATAGTCAGGTGCTCCTTCACCGTGATTTGCAAGTCTGAGAACAGTAAAAGCACAGCCTTCCGGCGCAACACCTCCACATGCACCTGGAAAAAATGGGGCATCAAAGCAGAAATTGTGATGTTAGATTGCTTTCTGTACAAGAGGCACAAAGCAGATTCAATAATTAGAAAGACATCGATCATGCATGAAGCACAGATGAAGAAAGACAGGATGCATGGCATTTAAGTACAAATGACAGAATCATGGCACTGAATCTATTTAAAGGAAATAATTATTCACTTCATATGTAACAACAGGACCAAATTAAAATTCGAGGTAGTTAGGGAGTTTATACTTCTTTAAGCTAAAGGATTTTTCTAGAGAAGTAAGCAGGTATTTACCAATTAAGGTTATGAAAGTCGTTTTCTCGATAATGTCTTTGCTTTGAAGGTTGTAAGAAATGTACTTTCGCTTTGGCGTGCATTGATTTTGTCTAGAATGTCTTTACAAATGATTCACAATGCTAAAGCACAGCACCGAAGACAAAACACCGACCTTCTTGTCAAGGGAACGCCGGATGAAGGGGTAGTCATCCTTGGAAGGGAAAATTGTCCTCAGAATCTTCATGTTATCAACATGGATTGTTAGGAAGAGTTGCTGAAGTATTCTGTAGGCTTCTATTGACTTCTTCTCCTCTGCAGAAATCATTCATCATCGGATAAGTGGTAGACATGTTATCCATGGTGGCAAGAATCAGTAAAACATGTCACCACTCCTGTAATGTATTACACTTTTCCATACATACCTATGATCTGCAGGCACATCTCCAGTTGCTTTTTTAGGTGACCGTGGATGTTCTTCACCTTGTAAGCCAAGCTAGAAATCTCCCAAGCCTCAGATGTTGAAACGAGATGCCTGCATGGTGAGAGATGCTAAAAAAAGGCAACATTCTGCTCTCAAATTTACCCTTaattttatctttcttctttttcaatttggagATCAAATTGTCAATAAGTTGCTTCAAGTTCTAAAATTAAATATACGAAGAGAAACTGATCACAAGTGCTTTCTCTTCTAGGAGTGTGGAAAATATGAAAGGAAATAACATGATGAACTGGTGCAGTATTTAACAGTACAGTAAAATTGTTTGGATATGATAGATCAAAATGATCAATGATcgtaaaattattcaaattgaAAAAGTAAACGATGAAACAAACGAACTTCAATAAATCATGTTTTGCTTCTTGTGCAGTTGGTGGCACCACTATGTTTTGGAATATTGGTCGAACCAACTACATATTCATGCTTTCTTAAAATGGTAGTGATCGAAGccataaatattttcttcttttcctgccTTGTCGACTTAGAAAAATCAGAAGCATGTTGCCTTAGCACATTAGATTAGAGTAATCTACGAACATAGTGATGGTGCTGATGGGGATACACGACTTGCATTTATATCCCGGTCTGtcagcaggggcggagccagaaaatgCCGGCTAAGGGGCGGTAGGTATAagatttttaaaactttaagtggtaccaatatgtaaatgaaaaaattgctggaaaatatcaagataaaataaattttttgggGGTTTcgagtgggcaattgcccacatgtagCCCACACATGCCTCCCCCCTGTCTGTCAGACTGGTCCTTCAAAAACATATATAGATAGTTACCCGTGGTTCACGCTAATCAGACCAACAACCTGCGCCGACGATGTTACCGCACTTTTGATGATCCAATAGACCGCGGTTGGAATACAAGACAGAGCTTCGACCATTGCAGGCACTTCCATGGAGATATAGTTTACCGGCAGCTCACTGAACGCAATTATGCACCTTGTAAGCTCCAGCATTTCCTTGATCAAGTTGTCTAAAGCATCAAACTTTGGCTTCAGCGCGTGAACATGTCGTAGTAGTTCGGGCATCCGCTTGAGGAGTCCTACAGACTTGGCCAGGGGATTGACTGTACAGATCTGGCCAGTGAGCCAGAACTCTCCATAACTCATGGCAAAGGCAGCCAGAATTAGTACGACCTTTCCCTCCCAAGGATAGACACTCAGTATCGGGCCACTGAGCAGTCCCAACGTTGTCGCGTGCGAGTCGGTGCCTCCCGTGCACTTGCATGTTATCTTCAGACATGCAAAAAATCAACAGCGGTATCAAACTACACTGGCAATTTTGGGAGAAATTAAATTATGGCCTGTTATGTTAAGAGATCGAAAGCACCCTGGGTGTTGAACTGCTGACTTCTTCAATTTAAAGGTCTTAGGTCCAAGCCCTTTTATATTAGAGATCTGCTGAACTGCTGCTGGTTATGTTCTACTGTTTGTACTTCAAGAGGGCTGCTTTTCTTAGTTCAAATGTTCttgaagaaaagaagcaaagagAAGATTTTAAACTGTGACTCAAACAGCTTTTGCCTACACTTTAAATTGATCTCAATCGatgttttaaaaatgaaaaagtctGTATGTTAAACTATGTGATCGAATTAAAACTTGGGTATGATTTTCAACACTTTAATTCTGCCCTTGAgattggggaaaaaaaaaatgaaatgaactgTAAATATGCGCACAGGTCGTGGTTTCGTAGAACTATACCTCGCAACTAATCTGCTGGATGACGTAAGACACTCCACCCAGAGCATCAAGGTCTATGGAATCATCATGAGCGTTGCTTTCTTCGGTAACGATAGATTGGAAAGTAGTAGCCTGCACATATGGCAACGGCAAATGCTTTCTGTGTTATGGTTAAGTGACACAGATCAGCAGTATAAGCAGCAAGCAGCAGCAGAAGAGGTAAATAATGTAGTTCAAATCATTGAACCAAATACCATGTCTAATAACTAATAAGCTTGAACATGTGTTATTAGGAAGGAAAGGGTACTTAAAAGGCTGGTTCTTTCAAGCAACTCTCCAGAAATAGATCAGAGAGTGTTCGATCGAGTGAGAAGTGCTCAGATTTCCATGGAAAGCCGATGTATGAGAGACATGCATGAATGAATAAGAAATTCTGCTGTTAATAGTAAGAGGTGTCTTTCTAATAGCTGAGATGTCTAGAATTCTACTATGCTATTAGCAGGGGCGGAGCGAcgggggggggcgcctaggccatggcctgCACCCTGgttaacgaaaaaaaaaaacttttacattaaaaaaaatattattttttaatcattctatgtattttttaaatttaaattcagTTTAGCCCTACCCGAATCTAGAGGTTGGACTGCTCCGCCACTGGCTATTAGTACACTACCAATGAAGTTGAGATGTCTTACCAGTACAGTAGAAGAAGCGTGGCGAAAGATCTGTTCGATGACACTCATGACAGGCTTGACGTCGAACGCCCGGCCGTTTGGCTTGTGGGTGTCCAGTAGGTTCTTCATGAGGACTGTATCGTCAACAGAAGCTGCAAATGGAGGCGGGCTACAATTGAACGTCAAAGGCATCTTCAGGGGTTCCATTCTCTTGACTGATCACCGGCACGTCTTGATCAATGAGCTCTGAGAAAACACTCGTAAGGCACAAGATATGTGGTGATGCCTGGTTCAGTGAAGCCATGCTTGGTAAGAAGCTTTTATGACGGGATGAAAAAGGTGAATCAAGAATGCTTATTATCATCCTCGGTATGGTTATCTGGTCGCATTTTCAAGAGTGCATGCTGATTTCCTCTACGTTCAAAATTTAGGAGAGACTTAACAATATAATGGTGTGACgtatgaaaaattaaataacaaagaaaaatatataaatatatgacgTGAACCTATTTACGAGGCATCCAAGCATGCAAAAAGTGAGGTAACGGAGAAATAAGTAACATGAGCCAGGACTTTCAGTTAGTAAAGGAAGGGAGGACACCCCCCGCATGCTTTTATTGGAAGCAACAGGGTAATTTAGCGTGTCGATGAAAAGGATGACAGGTCAGGCAAGTAGAGCTGTACAACAATTAGTCGAACCAACTGAGAACTCCATTCAAACTCGTTTATTTAAGCTtgaaatgagtcaagctcgaacttATAAATGAGCCGTTTTCTAATTACATGAAATAAACTCGAATAAACTTGTTTAAGTTATgttaaactcgactcgattatacgTGAGTAAGAACCTTTAAAGCTAGGCAAGGAATCAGTGATGTTGGGAGTTGGTCAACGAGCTTaaataaagtcgagctcgagctgagaCCTGGTCTACTGAGTCAAGCTCAAAGCATATTTTGTACAAGTactcaagctcgagctaagCAAAATGTGAGTCTAGTCGAGTTAAGCTGACCAAGTTTGAGTTTGAGTAGACTCATGTACAACCCTGCAATATTAGAGAAAGTTGGACCATGcatgcgtgtgtgtatatatatatatataagcctttGAGTGATCACGACCTCCGCACCACCCGTTGTGTATCAAACATTTTCGATGGAGTAATCTCGTATCAAAGACTGGCAGTGGATGCATTAATTAATTTCGTATATATTTTCCACAAAACATCTCTTGGCGTATTAGAAAACACAAACAGATGGTCGATTAATTTCTGGTTTTTGCTCGTTCTACACACATGATGTTTGCAACTGAGAGCGCTCAAAACATCATGGGTTGCAATAATACTAGCAACTAGCAGACGTTAGCTAGTCTGGTAACTGGGGAGAAGAGTGAGGCGTCAATTCTTCTCTTGCTTACCCGAAACTAACTAGCAAGGAAAATGTATTCACATGAGCAGTATATACGAAGAAGCTAGGAAAATGTATTAACATGAGCAATATATACGAAGAAGCTAGCAACTCACCGGACTGATGGATTAAGAGATGGAAGAACTCACCGGACTGATGGATTCAGAGatggaagaaggagaagagagtgGGAAGGCCTGAGAACTAGAAGGTATACTCGAGTTAGGATGGCAAAAATGAGGAGAACTCTGGCTTCCTTTATAGGCGCGAGCAAGCGCGTGAGGGCTCAGCACTGGTCACCTCTTCGTGTGCATTAATGGATCAGGGAAAGTATAAATTGGCATTAATGTGATGGCTCAACTGCATCCTGGAATTTTAGCAAACAAGACTTCCAAGTCCATGGGTCGTCGTCATCACACTCACGCCACCAAAGGTGAcatcattatcatttttttttttcgcgtACTCCTAATTACGCAACAGCCCTGCTTGTCCGAAATTTAATTAAACCAACAAAACTATGTACATACAAAAAATGGTGCCAAGAgaaattattaaaaacaaaatttcttgTGACTATCAAGTGGTTTTTAATAACCAGTTGCAACATCGTAAGGGTAAAATCGTTTGGATGTGAATGTACGCAGTCGACCATTAATTAAGAGAGAATACATGACCGGTAAAGTATTTCCACATCAATGTTTGCTTTGTAAAGaggtaattaaaaaaaatcccaaTATATTAGATTACATTACAATTAGACATTGAGCATACTGCGCATTTAAATATTTCCAACATAAGCCAAATGCGAAGACGGGATTCAGAGGCATAAAGTGTGCATTATTGAACTGGAAGCAccttttaattttattttgaaggaTCTAAtaagcaaaatcaagaaacttaATATTTCTCATTAATGCATGGCAGTTCTTGGTTGTGAGGACCAAACTACAACCAgtagggggagggagagagagagagagagagagagagagagagaatggatgCATGGTAGTTCTTGGTTGTGAGAATTGTtagtaaagaaaatatgaaagggGAGCAAATGTCGGCAGCCTGCGTGTGAAAGGGGGATATACATTTCTTTGGCTCCTGTGCATGACggccaaaaggaaaaaagtggtTCAAGTTAGATCTATATCGTGCACAAAAACTTGGAAACATTGTTCGTTTCAACATTGTCGTTTCCGTGAAATATAGCAGTCttatttaaacaagttaaatcatGTAATGGTGATCAATCAGACACAGAGAGACTTCCGCGTTCAGACATTGCCTTTTTTGTGGATAGTTATTAAGGATAACTACAGTGGAACTAGTATTTTTTGGATAATGTTGAATGATAATGAGTTAGAAGAGCCTACTTGCACCAGAGTTGCGATAAACATACCGAGCTGCATACAGCGGAACTCTAATTAGTGCAAAATTTTCTGTTATactatatgtaaaattttggtGAAATAGTATGTATGTTGCCCCGGTGAGCTAGATCAAACACGTCTCAGTTCAAAACATGTGGACAGTTATGCTCCTGTATTATAAGGGGGGCAGGTTTTACATGCAATTTAAAACATGCGGAGATCTCACCACCTGGTATTGACATAGCTCCGAACCTTACaggcaaaaaaacaaaaaaaaaaaaagactgaaaGTGGTTCGGTTTTAGCTCAGGCAGTATGATAATTCTTTGGCTCACCTGAAACTCATATGTATGTTAATATCCACTTTTATGATTCATATCCCAAAACAACTAATGGATAAGAATCTAGCACTTGAAAACTTAATTACCAGTTCTATATATAAATTCTTCACCAATCTCCTGACGCAATCTAAATGAAGAGCAAGGGCAGTAGGACCGCATATCCCAAGAATCTCTCCTACTTCGATCACATGATCATGTGCGCCAACAGGGAAGATGATTTCCAGGAACTTTGCAGAACAAAAGTCTAGCTAGGTGAACACATTAATGGCGCGAGTTATAAGCACTGCATGAACATACGGAATATTTAATCTATTGCCTGTGACTGTGTGTCTTCACATTATGGGTCCCTTCTGAATGTTGGCAGCGAGCGATAGATGCCAATGTCCAAGGAAGCATTAAAGATAGCCGGAAGTTGTCAGTGCTATcgataaaaaaacattatgaagTATGGTATACCGATGGCCGAGTCAGGATTTTTTAATCGTGTCAGCACTTGCATTGGTGACACAAATTTGATGTGGGTGttgcatataattttaaaatcacAACAATGTAAGGTTGAGACATTATCATGTGATTTTTAATGGGCTcatgtgggcagtggcccacctTAGCCAGCAAGTATCTCCGCTATTGTGGTATACGGTACTAAAACTGTTGTCGGTGCAACGCTACTGTGGTATACGGTACTAAACTGTTGTTGGTGCGACTATTATACAGT
Coding sequences:
- the LOC116251468 gene encoding protein SIEVE ELEMENT OCCLUSION B-like, whose product is MEPLKMPLTFNCSPPPFAASVDDTVLMKNLLDTHKPNGRAFDVKPVMSVIEQIFRHASSTVLATTFQSIVTEESNAHDDSIDLDALGGVSYVIQQISCEITCKCTGGTDSHATTLGLLSGPILSVYPWEGKVVLILAAFAMSYGEFWLTGQICTVNPLAKSVGLLKRMPELLRHVHALKPKFDALDNLIKEMLELTRCIIAFSELPVNYISMEVPAMVEALSCIPTAVYWIIKSAVTSSAQVVGLISVNHGHLVSTSEAWEISSLAYKVKNIHGHLKKQLEMCLQIIEEKKSIEAYRILQQLFLTIHVDNMKILRTIFPSKDDYPFIRRSLDKKVHVEVLRRKAVLLLFSDLQITVKEHLTILNALQQTHSNHCQQNMFEIVWVPIMEPVNDLINGENQLKEILQVAAEMPWLTAYPPPHPRSAFVKYVRNEWRFSKKAILVALDGQGKVTNPNALYMINIWGVHAYPFSTEREESLWRAESWRLHFVCKDIDPVLSSWISEKKQICLYGGEDIDWIRSFTSNMKKITKNAGVSTEMVYVGKAHPGASIKKIIDTVRTEKISDVWSFESISFFWMRLESMLHSLMQIQMGFEMDKIQQEVISLLTYGNSARGCGLLSRGDHEMFVNEGHAFTLVLDNYHSWKDKILEKGFIGAFQAGYVLHRTADHCVKLVLPSSSTVHCIPCPQCKKNMERYLLLQCCGAQLVPNHPAATATNKIATATAVTAAATAYEASMVAGASTATATAYEASTIASATTTSATTASATAYEASTIAGAATVTAYEASINAATAYEASISAATATTYEVSTF